A part of Setaria viridis chromosome 8, Setaria_viridis_v4.0, whole genome shotgun sequence genomic DNA contains:
- the LOC117833508 gene encoding probable beta-D-xylosidase 7: MAASSSSIHNRNPGMATLLAALGHLVFVPALAAAGAPPFSCGPSSPSKGLPFCNTKLPAAQRAADLVSRMTPAEKASQLGDIAPGVPRLGVPGYKWWNEALHGVAISGKGIHLDQGAVRAATSFPQVLLTAAAFNDNLWFRIGQATGKEARALYNIGQAEGLTMWSPNVNIFRDPRWGRGQETPGEDPAVASRYAAAFVRGLQGSASNTRAAPPAVLQTSACCKHATAYDLEDWKGVSRYSFKATVTAQDLADTFNPPFQSCVVDGKASCVMCAYTSVNGVPSCANADLLTKTFRSSWGLNGYVAADCDAVAIMKASQFYRPTAEDTVAATLKAGLDIDCGPYIQQYVTSAIQKGKLTQQDVDKAVKNLFTTRMRLGHFDGDPKAGVYGSLGAAHICTAEHKNLALEAALDGIVLLKNGAGVLPLKRGAVASAAVIGHNANDVLALLGNYWGPPCAPTTPLQGIQGYVKNVKFLAGCNSAACNAAATQQAAALASSSDAVILFMGLSQTQESEGKDRTSLLLPGNQQSLITAVANAAKRPVILVLLSGGPVDITFAQSNPKIGAILWAGYPGQAGGLAIAKVLFGEKNPSGKLPVTWYPEEFTKIPMTDMRMRAAGGYPGRSYRFYNGKTVYKFGYGLSYSMFSQRPVTGRKNPAYNTSLVAAAGLTATTEDRASYYVDAIGDEVCEQLKFPAVVKVRNHGPMDGKHTVLVFLRWPNATDGRPARQLVGFQGQHLKVGEKANLRFELSPCEHFSRVRRDGRKVIDKGSHFLKVGRHEVEISFGA; encoded by the exons atggccgcctcctcctcctccatccacAACAGAAACCCCGGCATGGCGACGCTACTAGCTGCGCTCGGCCACCTGGTCTTCGTCCCGGCGcttgcggcggccggggcgccgCCATTCTCGTGCggcccgtcgtcgccgtccaAGGGGCTCCCGTTCTGCAACACGAAGCTCCCGGCGGCGCAGCGGGCGGCGGACCTGGTGTCGCGGATGACGCCCGCGGAGAAGGCGTCGCAGCTCGGCGACATCGCGCCGGGGGTGCCGAGGCTGGGCGTTCCGGGGTACAAGTGGTGGAACGAGGCGCTGCACGGGGTGGCCATCTCCGGCAAGGGGATCCACCTCGACCAGggcgccgtccgcgccgccaCCAGCTTCCCGCAGGTCCTGCTCACCGCCGCAGCCTTCAACGACAACCTCTGGTTCCGCATCGGCCAG GCCACTGGCAAGGAGGCTCGGGCACTGTACAACATCGGCCAGGCGGAGGGCCTGACCATGTGGTCCCCGAACGTGAACATCTTCCGGGACCCGCGGTGGGGCCGCGGCCAGGAGACCCCCGGCGAGGACCCCGCCGTGGCGAGCCGTTACGCCGCCGCCTTCGTCCGGGGCCTGCAGGGGAGCGCCAGCAAcacgcgggcggcgccgccggccgtgctgCAGACCTCGGCGTGCTGCAAGCACGCCACGGCGTACGACCTCGAGGACTGGAAGGGCGTGTCCCGCTACAGCTTCAAGGCGACGGTGACGGCGCAGGACCTTGCCGACACCTTCAACCCGCCGTTCCAGAGCTGCGTCGTCGACGGCAAGGCCAGCTGCGTCATGTGCGCCTACACCTCCGTCAACGGCGTGCCGTCCTGCGCCAACGCCGACCTGCTCACCAAGACCTTCAGGTCCAGCTGGGGCCTCAACGGCTACGTCGCCGCCGACTGCGACGCCGTGGCCATCATGAAAGCCTCGCAGTTCTACCGCCCCACGGCCGAGGACACTGTCGCCGCCACGCTCAAGGCCG GATTGGACATCGACTGCGGCCCCTACATCCAGCAGTACGTCACGTCGGCGATCCAGAAGGGAAAGCTGACGCAGCAGGACGTGGACAAGGCCGTGAAGAACCTCTTCACCACCCGCATGCGTCTGGGCCACTTCGACGGCGACCCCAAGGCCGGCGTGTACGGCAGCCTCGGCGCCGCCCACATCTGCACGGCGGAGCACAAGAACCTCGCGCTCGAGGCGGCGCTCGACGGCATCGTCCTGCTCAAGAACGGCGCCGGCGTGCTCCCGCTCAAGCGTGGCGCGGTGGCCTCCGCCGCTGTCATCGGCCACAACGCCAACGACGTGCTGGCGCTCCTCGGTAACTACTGGGGCCCACCGTGCGCGCCCACGACGCCGCTCCAGGGGATCCAGGGCTACGTCAAGAACGTCAAGTTCCTCGCCGGCTGCAACTCGGCGGCctgcaacgccgccgccacgcagcaggcggcggcgctggcgagctCGTCGGACGCCGTCATCCTCTTCATGGGGCTGAGCCAGACGCAGGAGAGCGAAGGGAAGGacaggacgagccttctcctccccgGGAACCAGCAGAGCCTTATCACCGCCGTCGCCAACGCGGCGAAGCGGCCGGTGATCCTCGTGCTCCTCTCCGGCGGCCCCGTGGACATCACGTTCGCTCAGTCCAACCCCAAGATCGGCGCCATCCTCTGGGCCGGGTACCCCGGCCAGGCTGGCGGCCTCGCCATCGCCAAGGTCCTCTTCGGCGAGAAGAACCCCAGCGGGAAACTGCCGGTGACTTGGTACCCTGAGGAATTCACCAAGATCCCCATGACGGACATGCGGatgcgcgccgccggcggctatCCCGGCCGGAGCTACCGGTTCTACAACGGCAAAACGGTGTACAAGTTCGGCTACGGCCTCAGCTACTCCATGTTCTCCCAGCGGCCAGTCACCGGCCGCAAGAACCCGGCCTACAACACCAGCCTAGTCGCCGCCGCTGGCCTGACGGCGACGACCGAGGATAGGGCGAGCTACTACGTCGATGCCATCGGTGACGAGGTCTGCGAGCAGCTCAAGTTCCCGGCCGTGGTCAAGGTGAGGAACCACGGGCCCATGGACGGGAAGCACACGGTGCTCGTGTTCCTCCGGTGGCCGAACGCAACCGACGGTCGACCGGCGAGGCAGCTGGTCGGGTTCCAGGGCCAGCACCTCAAGGTAGGGGAGAAGGCGAACCTGAGGTTTGAGTTGAGCCCGTGCGAGCATTTCAGCAGGGTGAGGAGGGACGGGAGGAAGGTGATCGACAAAGGGTCGCATTTCCTCAAGGTTGGCAGGCATGAGGTGGAGATTAGTTTCGGGGCATGA
- the LOC117833509 gene encoding uncharacterized protein isoform X1, whose translation MGSALLPTLRQKREVDAAIRDTLDKVLVLRFGRAADAACLHLDDILAKSSWDISKFASVALVDMDSEEIQVYIDYFDITLVPATIFFFNAHHMKMDSGTPDHTKWIGSFSSKQDFIDVVEAIFRGAMKGKLIVSCPLPPDRIPRFQLLFKDV comes from the exons ATGGGGTCGGCCTTGCTGCCGACGCTGCGGCAGAAGCGGGAGGTGGACGCCGCCATCCGCGACACCCTCGACAAGGTCCTCGTCCTTCGgttcggccgcgccgccgacgccgcctgcCTCCATCTTGACGACATC CTTGCTAAATCTTCTTGGGACATATCCAAGTTTGCTTCAGTAGCATTGGTTGATATGGATTCTGAGGAGATTCAAGTTTACATTGACTATTTTGATATTACTTTGGTTCCAGCAaccatttttttcttcaatgCCCATCACATGAAGATGGATTCAGG GACACCTGATCATACAAAGTGGATAGGCTCTTTTAGCAGCAAGCAAGACTTCATTGATGTAGTTGAG GCAATATTTAGAGGTGCGATGAAAGGTAAATTGATAGTGTCTTGTCCCCTTCCACCCGATAGGATACCCAGATTCCAGCTTCTTTTCAAAGATGTCTGA
- the LOC117833509 gene encoding uncharacterized protein isoform X2, whose translation MGSALLPTLRQKREVDAAIRDTLDKVLVLRFGRAADAACLHLDDILAKSSWDISKFASVALVDMDSEEIQVYIDYFDITLVPATIFFFNAHHMKMDSGTPDHTKWIGSFSSKQDFIDVVEHNFTQVVL comes from the exons ATGGGGTCGGCCTTGCTGCCGACGCTGCGGCAGAAGCGGGAGGTGGACGCCGCCATCCGCGACACCCTCGACAAGGTCCTCGTCCTTCGgttcggccgcgccgccgacgccgcctgcCTCCATCTTGACGACATC CTTGCTAAATCTTCTTGGGACATATCCAAGTTTGCTTCAGTAGCATTGGTTGATATGGATTCTGAGGAGATTCAAGTTTACATTGACTATTTTGATATTACTTTGGTTCCAGCAaccatttttttcttcaatgCCCATCACATGAAGATGGATTCAGG GACACCTGATCATACAAAGTGGATAGGCTCTTTTAGCAGCAAGCAAGACTTCATTGATGTAGTTGAG CATAACTTCACTCAAGTCGTCCTATAG